A stretch of DNA from Catenulispora acidiphila DSM 44928:
ACCAGCTTCTTGATCGTGACGCCGGGGACCGCCTTCTCACCGCTGGCTATCGAGGTGTCCCAGAACGAGGCGGTCAGGCTCGGAGTCTCGAACGTCAGGTAGGACAGCGACGCCGAGCCGGAGCCGCTGCTCTTGGAGCTGCTGGAGGTCGCCGCCGAACACCCGGCGAGCGAGATCCCCGCGGCCAGGCATGCCGCGAGCAACCGGGTCGATCTAGCGGAGGGAAGCGTGTGCCGCATGGAAGTCTCCAGGGGGGATATGCCGACCCGACAGGCGGGCGCGTCTCGACGCCGGGCCGCCTTCGGGATAACGTTATCCGCGAGGATGACGCCCGGCGTCGGAGCGTGTCAAGAGTTCGACCGCATGACGGCGCTGTTACATGATGAGGAGCATGCGGATGAGCCCTGCACCGGGCGGGAACGGGGCCGGTGGCCGGGCCAAGCGGCCGACCATGGTCGATGTGGCACGCGAGGCCGGGGTGGCCCTGCGCACGGTGTCCCGCGTGGTCAACGACGACCCGACGGTCGGACCGGAGTACGTCACCAAGGTCCGGGCGGCCATCGCCGCTCTGAACTTCCGCCCTGATGAACGCGCCAGACAGCTGCGCACCGGCATCACCGGCACGATCGGCGCGGCGGTCCGCCGCATCGCCGAGCTCAACCCGGCGCTGGCGGCCATCGAGCAGAGCGCGCGCGCCTCGCGGCTGACGCTGCTGGCCTCCTCCACGGACTTCGACGCCTCCCGCGAGCACGACATCCTGGTCTCCATGTGCCGCCAGCGCTTGGACGGCATCATCGTCGAGCCCTTCGCCGAGAACCACGCCTACCTGCAGCCGGAGATCGAGGCCGGCATGCCGATGGTGGCGATGGACCGGCCGATGAGCGGCGTCGCGGTGGACTGCGTCATGTCCGACAACGCCTCGGGCATCGGCATGGCGTTCCACCACCTGCACCAGCACGGACACCGGCGGATCGCCTACATCGGCGACAGCGAGCGGGTCTTCTCCGGCCACGAGCGCGCCTCGGCTTTCCGCGCGGCGCTGGTCGCGCACGGGCAGTCGGTCACCGGCCTGGTGCATCCCGGCGACATCACCGGCGAGCGGGTCGGCGCGTCGCTGGAGGCCGCGCTGGGCGGTCCGGATCCGGCGACGGCGCTGGTCACCGGCAACATGGACAGCACCATCGCGGTCCTGCGACGGCTCGGGCCGCAGGCCGCCTCGCGGCTGGCGATCGTCGGTTTCGACGAGGTGCCGCTGGCTGATCTGCTCCAACCCGCGCTCACCGTCGTCGCCCAGGACACCGCGGCGATCGGCCGGACCGCCGTGGAGCTGCTGCGCGAGCGCATCGCCGACCCGTCGCGGCCGGTGCAGAACGTGGTGATCCCGGTTTCGCTGACGACGCGCGGCTCCGGCGAGGTCCCGGCGCCGGCTGTTTCGGCGCAGTAACCGCCTCTTGACAGACCGCCGGAGCGCCCTCAGTCTTTCGAGATAACGTTATACCGGCGGCGCCTGTGGTGCGCACTCACGGCGCCGATCCGGCGACTTCGGCGTGTCCTGCGATGAGAGGTCGGATGCAATGAGACACAGAACACGGCTGCGGCGCACTGCCGCCGCCGGCGCTGTCGCAGCCCTCGTGGGAACGATGCTCACCACGACCCTGACCGGTCCGGCGAGGGCCGACTCGGTCACCGCGAACCAGGCCTGGCGCATCGCCCAGCAGTACACCGGCGTCTGGACGAGCCCGCCGTCCGCCCTGACCAACGGCGAGACGGTGGACGCCCCGATGCTGGGCAACGGCGACATCGGCGTGGCGATCGGCGGGTCGATCGCGAATCAGACCATGTACCTCGGCAAGAACGACTTCTTCTCCGGGTCCGCCCACGCGATCAAACCGCTGGGACGGATCGTGGTCACCGCGGCCGGGCTGAACGGCTCGTCCTACCACGTCGTCCAGGACATCGCGCACGCCGAAGTGCGCGGCACGTACACCCTGGGCAGCCAGACGCTGAGCACCACGAGCTGGGTCGACGCGAACTCCGGCATGTACGTCACCTCCTTCGCCCTGACCGGCGGCAGCGCGCAGAGCATCGGCATCGCGCTGCAGAACGGGAGCGGCGGCACCCCGAGCGTCAGCACCAGCGGCAACGACCTGGACGCCGACGTCGCCGCGGACACCGGAACCGGCAGCGACCCGCACGCCCGGATCGCCGCGCGCACGATCGGGCAGACCCAGTCGATCTCCGGCAACAAGATCACCCTGACCATCCAGCCGGGGACCACGTCCACTCTCGTGGCCGGGATCGTCTCCAGCATCGACAGCTCTTCGTGGCAGTCCGGCGCCGATGCGCTGGTCGGCTCGCTGGCTCAGGCAGACGTCGCCAACCACAACGCCGCGCACCGTTCCTGGTGGCAGAACTACTGGCAGCAGTCCTACGTCGAGATCCCCGACAAGACGGTGGAGAAGAGCTGGTACGGCTCGCTCTACCTGCTCGGCTCCGTCTCGCGCGCCGGGAAGTACGCTCCCGGGCTGTGGGGCAACTGGATCACCGGCGCGATGAACTGGAACGGTGACTACCACACCAACTACAACTACGAGGCGCCGTTCTACGCCGCCTTGTCCACCAACCACATCGCGCAGATGGCCGCCTATGACCAGCCGGTGCTGGACTGGCAGTCCGGCGGCCAATCGCTGGCGTCGCAGAACGGTTTCTCCGGCGTGCTGTACCCGGTCGGCTTGTCGCCCAAGGGCACCAGCGCCGACATGAACCTGCACAACCAGAAGTCCAACGCCGCGAACCTCGCCAGCGACATGGTGATGCGCTTCGAGCACACCGGCGACACGTCGTACGCGACCACCGTCTACCCGTGGCTGAAGCAGGTCGGGCTGTTCTGGCAGAACTACCTGACCTGGGACGCGGCGAACAACCGGTATGTCATCACCAACGACGCCCCGCACGAGGACCAGTCCTACCCGCAGACCAACAGCGGGCTGTCGCTCGGGCTGGTGCACCTGCTGTTCCAAGGCCTGATCGACATGAGCACGGCGCTGAATCAGGATGCTTCGACCCGCGCCACCTGGCAGAACATCGAGTCTCATCTCAGTGCCCTGCCCACGATGTCGCTGAACGGGCAGACCATCCTGCGCGAGACCGAGGTCGGCAGCGATTTCATCAACGACGGCAACGACATCGACTCCCAGGCGATCTACCCCGGCAGCTTGATCGGCCTGGACAGCGACGCGGCCTCGCAGCAGAACGCCCGCAACACCATCGGCGCGCTGACCAACGCCTGGCACGGCGGCAACGCGCCGGCCACGTTCTACGCCGCGGCGGCGCGCGTGGGCTACAACCCGAGCACGATCCTGTCCAACCTGGACTCCGAAGCCGCGAACAACGCCTATCCCAACATGGCGATCCACCACAACGGCGGCGGCATCGAGAACATCAACGTCACCACCTCCGGGCTGGACGAGATGCTGCTGCAGTCCTTCCAGAAGGACGTCAAGGTGTTCGCCGACTGGCCGGCGAACACCAACGCGAAGTTCGGCGACCTGCTCGCGTACGGCGACTTCCTGATCTCCTCCAGCAAGTCCGGCAACGCCGTCCAGTACATCCGGGCCGTCAGCCAGAAGGGCGGAAGCCTGACCGTCACCAACCCCTGGTCCGGCAGCGTCGAGGTCTACCGCAACGGCACCGACACCGGCGCCGTGTCCGGGGCGAAGCTCACGATCGCGACCTCGGCCGGCGACACGATCGACCTCGCCCCGGCCGGTACCTCGCTGGCGACCATCCAGTCCGAGCTGTCCCAGCCGCTGCAGACCACCTCCAGCGGCAGCTTCAGCTCCGGATTCGAGAGCAGCGACCCGGCGGTGAGCTGGAGCGACACGGTCGACAGCAGCGGCGGCGGCAGCACGGGCGTCACGGGGATCTGCTGCGGCGCACCCGGCCCGGAAGCCGGAGTCCGCACCGGTGAGACTTCGCACACCGGGTCCAGCTCGTTGATGTACTCCGGATCCGCGCAAGGCGGCACCAACGACTATGCGTACCTGAAGGTCTATGACCTCAGCGGCAGTCCGCTGGCGATCGGATCCGGGAAGACCCTCGGCTACTGGATCTATCCCCAGAGCAACGCCACCAGCACATGGGTCCCAGCCGGTTCCACGAACAGCAGTTGCGTCGCCGTCGACATGGTCTTCACCGACGGCAGCACCCTGAGAGACTCCGGCGCCGTGGATCAGAGCGGCACCAAGATCCATCCGGCGAACCAGTGCGGGCATCTGACGCTGGACGCCTGGAACCATGTCACGGTCAATCTGGGGACGAACAACGCCAACAAACAGATCAGCCGGATTCTGGTCGGCTACGACCATCCGAACTCCACCGGCGGTTACCGCGGCTACGTCGACGATCTGACCGTCAGCTGACGTGGTGTTCGACATCCGCGTCGAATCAGGGCTCGAAGCGACGATGCGCGACGGGACGATCCTGCGCGCCGACGCCTACCGCCCGATGGGGAGCGGACCGTGGCCCGTGCTGCTGGTCCGCACCCCGTACGACAAGCAGAACGCAGAGGTGCTCTCACGCCTCGATCCGCAAGGCGCCGCCGGCCGCGGCTATCTGGTCATCGTCCAGGACTGCCGCGGCCGGTTCGCCTCCGACGGTGTGTGGGAACCGCTGCTGCACGACGGCCCAGACGGCTACGACACGATCGTCTGGGCCGCGAGCCTGCCCGCCTCGAACGGCCGGGTCGGAACGTACGGACCCAGCTACCTGGGCTATACCCAGCAGGCGGCGAGGGCGGCGCAACCACCTGGGTTGTGCGCCAGCGTTCCGGCGTTCACCTGGTCGGATCCGAACGACGGGCTGATGGCGCGCGGCGGCGCCTACGAACTCGGGCTGATGACGCACTGGACTTTGTCGCTCGGGTTCGATGTCTTGGCACGCCGGTACGCCGACGCTCCGCAGGAGTTGGCATCCCGGCTCGCGGCGCTGAACGGTGCGCTGGAGGACTTCCGGTCGCGGGTCGTCTGGGACTCGCCTGCAGAGGACCTGCCTGTGCTCCGGCGCCTGGGGCTGACGACGCCAAAGCCGACCAGTGCTCCGCACCAGCGCTCGGCTGCGATACCGACCCTGACCATCGCAGGCTGGTTCGACTGCTTCCTCCAAGGGAGCCTCGACAACCACGTCGCAGCGACAGCCAGCGGCGCGCCGACGGCACTGATCGTCGGTCCGTGGACGCACGACGACCAGAGCAGCCAGGGCGGCGCGTCCCTCAACGCACGCGAACTCGACTTCCTCGATCGGCACCTCAGGCCCGACTCCAGCGTCCAGGCGCCCGAGTCACCCGAGTCACCCGAGTCACCCGTGCAGGTATTCGTGATGGGCACTGACGAATGGCGCCGCTTTCCGTCCTGGCCATCCCAGAGCACTGAGAGCTCCTGGTATCTGCACCCTGATGCATGCCTGGCGCCTCTCTTGCCGCCGAATTCACCGCCGGACTCCTTCGACCACGACCCCGACGACCCCGTCCCCACCCTCGGGGGCGCCATCCTCCTCGGCCCCGATTTCCCTTCCGGACAGTGCGACCAGGCGCAGATCGAGGAGCGCGACGACGTCCTGATCTACACCAGCGAACCGATGAAAACCTCGCTCGAAGTCATCGGCCGCGTCCGCGTAGAACTGTTCGCCACATCGACGGCACCGAGCACCGACTGGATCGCACGCCTCTGCGACGTCGACGAACACGGCGTCTCCCGCAACATCACCGACGGCATCCTCCGCGCGCCATCAGCCGAGCCCCAGCGTCAGCCTCAGAAACACACGATCGACCTGTGGTCCACAGCCCACGCATTCCTCCCCGGCCACCGCATCCGCCTCCAGATCACCTCTACCTGCTTCCCCCGCTGGGCCCGCAACCCCGCCTCGTCCACCGCGCGCCAAACCGTGCACCACGGCAACGCAACACCGTCACGGCTCATCCTCCCGAGGACGCCGGCTTAACCAAGGCACTGCCCGAGCGAAGTCGCTGCGGTGTGGATCGAGGCGGTGGCTCAGGGGGAAGGACCGGACGCACTTCGCCCGGCGGAAGCGCTCGAAGTTCTCGGCGCGGTTGCCGAGTTGGCCCGGATCTCATCGGAGATGCGTGGCGGCCGGGTCCACTGCTGGTGCGGATAACCCGCCTCTAGGACCCAGGCAGCAGTTCCGTGGCTGCCTCGACGAATTCCTCGATGAGCGGTGTGGTGCGGTCGGTGGGCCAGGCTGCTGCTACGTGGTTGGGGCTTAGGTCGTCGATGGGGATGGCTGCGATGTCGGGTCTGGTGTAGAAGGCGGCGGTGGAGGCGGGGATCACGGCGATGCCTTGGCCGCCGGCGACGAGTTCGAGTTTTTCCTCGACGCTGTTGATCGTTGGCGCTGGGCGGTGGGCGCCTGTGCGGAGTTCCTTGGCGATGTCGCGCCATTCGGGGATGGCGTCGGGGTCTTGGAGGAGGTGGTCGGCGGCTAGGTCGGTGATGTGGATGGTGTGCTTGGCGGCGAGGGGGTGGGTCGTGGGGAGGATGGCTAGGCGGGGTTCGGTGTAGAGGGGGCGGAGTTCCAGGCCGGTCTGGTTGATGGGGAGGCGGACGATGCCGATGTCGGCGCGGGCGTCGTGGAGGACTTCGACTTGGTCGTGCCAGCCGGTGCGGAGCATGCGGACGTCGAGGTCGGGGTGGTGGGCTCGCAGCCGGCTGATGACCGGGGTGACGGTGATGCCGGGCATGAAGCCGATGGTGAGGCGGGTGACGCCCTGCCCTGCGGCGCGGACCCGCCTCTGGAGGGCGTCGGCGTTGGCCAGCAGCTGTTTGGCGTCCTGCACGAGCTGTTCGCCGGCCGGGGTGAGCACGGTGTGGCGGCGGTCGCGCAGGAAGAGCTCCGTGCCCAGCTCGCCTTCGAGCACCCTGATCTGCCGGGACAGGACCGGCTGGGCGATGTGCAGGCGCTCGGCGGCGCGTCCGAAGTGCAGCTCGTCGGCGACCGCGAGGAAGTAGCGCAGCTTGCGCAGGTCGACGTCCATGCGGTCCCTCCGGTTGGTCAAGTGCGGGTCAGCCGCGGTCAGCCGCGGGTGAGCGTGCCGATCGGGTCGGTGTGCGCCGGTGTCCAGCCCAGGTCGCGGCGGGCCTTGGCCGAGGTCAGGCGCTGGTCCAGGGCGAAGGCGTCCGCGACGGGTCCCATCTGGGCGCGCGCCTGCTCCAGCGTGATCGAGACCGTCTTGCCCTCCAGCCCGGCGCCGTACGCCGCCGCCTCAGCGACCTGCTTCATCGTGGGGTGGCCCTCGCCGACGCCGATGTAGACCGATCCCGCCTTCGCCGCGAGCGCCGCGACGTAGAGCGTGGCGACGTCGTCGACGTGCACCAGCGCCCACCGGTTGGCGCCGTCACCGATATACGGAACAGCACCAGCGATTTTACCCGGCGCGATCAAGAAATGGTCGATCAACCGGTTGTCGCCGCCGTAAAGCAGTCCCGGCTGCACGATGACGGGCCGACCCCCACCGGCGGAAGCACGCGCCAGGACCGCGTCCTCGACCGGCTTGCGCCACGCCACCACCTCCGGCGGATTCCAGGCGGCGGTCTCGTCCCGCACGCCGTCGGTGTCGCCATAGACCCAGCTGCCGCCGGTGTGCACGTACGTTCCGGCGCCGACGCCGTCCTGCAGCGCGGTGGCCGCGGCGAGATCCATGTCGGCGGAGGTGGCCTGCGCCAGGTGGATCACCGCCTCGGCGCGCGCGGCAGCGTGGTTGAGCACGTCGAGGTCGGTGAGCGAGCCGCGTACGGCGATCGCGCCGACGTCGGTCACCGCCTGCGCCGACGCGTCGCCGCGCGCCAACGCCTCGACGGCGTGGCCACGCCGGACCAGCTCGGTGATGGTGGCGCGGCCGATGTAGCCGGAGCCGCCGGTCAGGAAGATCCTCATGTCGTCATCCTCATACTTCTTCTCGCTCTTCATCGGGTGCATCTCCACGATGCGGCCTGGTCAGGGCCGGTGTCCAAGACCTCTTCGGGCGGCTGTGATACCCCCGGGGTATCAGGGACGCACCCGAGACAGTGCGCGAGGGTGCGAGATTTTTCTGACATCTGAGAGTTTTTTTCAATCAGAGATCCAGATATTGCTCCCCGTTGTCTTCGCTGTTACGTTCCTCCGTGCTCTCTGTGCTCTCCGAGTTCGAGATCTCGCCGCGACACTCCCGGAGGAACACCCCATGAGGATCAGTAGACGTACAACCGGCGCCCTGCTGGCAGGCGCCCTCGCCCTGGCGGGCCTGTCCACCTCGGCCGCCCTGACCGCGGCGCCCGCCCACGCCGCGTCCGCGCCGACCACCCCGATCTGGTCCACCCAGCTCGACTTCGACAACGGCGGCGCCGCCTGGTCAGAGCCCTACTTCGCGGCGCTGGCGGCCAAAGGGCTGACCACCGCCGAGCTGAACATGCCCTGGGGCACGATCGAGCCGTCGGCCGGGACCTTCAGTTTCACGATCTGGGACCAGGAGTTGGCGAACGCCGCCGCTGCCGGCATCCAGCTGATCCCGGTCTTCTGGCAGTCCGGGTGGGGCGGCAGCCCCGCACCGTGGATCACCGACTTGGAGAAGACCAGCACCGGGGCGGCAGGCGTGGCTCCGGACTGGTGGAACACCACCGAGCAGGCGCAGTACTTCACCTATGTCGAGAACACCATCCAGAACTCCATCGCACAGCCCGGCGGCTACGGCGGCGCGGTCCTGGACTACGGATTCCTCGACGCGCAGTGGGACATCAGCGGCTCCGGCGGCGGCTATGCCAGCGGCGACATCACCGAGTTCCAGAACGTGTACCTGCCGAACGCCTTCGGCACCATCGCCGCCTTCAACGCCGCCGAGGGCACGTCCTACACAGCCTTCAGCCAGGTACCTGCGCAGGCTTCCGGACAGCCGTTGTTCGGGGTGTTCCAAGCCTTCCGCGCCTGGAGCGTCGAGCAGACCTACGGTGCGCTGACCGCCGCCGTCCGCAAGATCACCGCGAACACGCCGCTGTACTACTACTACGGCGGCAGCTACGGGAACGTGACGAACTACGCCAACAACCCCGACAGCTTCTTCAAGCTCGCCAAGCAGTACAACGTCACCATCATCGCCGACTCGGCCAGCAACACCGGCATGACGCTGGCGATGACGAGCCTCGGGCGCGCCTACGGCGTGAAGGTCGCCGAGGAGTGGACGGCGCCGAATTCGGACTCTGAGTTGGCCGCGTACGCCGTGCAGTGGCTCGACAGCTACGGGATGACGTTCCCGCAAGCCGGCGGCGAGGACTTCTTCATCCACGACGGCACCTCGAAGGACACCGTCGGCTACCCGATCTACACCAGCTGGCTGCCGACCCTGAAGAGCCTGTCGGGCACCTACCCGCAGCAGCCCACCGCGCTGTACATCGACGTCTCGCAGGGCTATGGCAACACCAACGGCGGCAGCCTGAACACCGTGGAGAGCCAGGCGGCGGCCATCTGGAACAGCTTCCAGTCCGGACTGGCGGTCGTCACCAGCCAAGAGGTGGCGAACGGCGCGGTGAGCCTGTCCTCGTTCAACGCCGTGCTGCCGCTCAACGGGGTCGATGCGAATCTGACCTCGTACAAGAACGGCGGCGGCGCCCTGCTGACGTCCGCGGCGCAGCTGACTCAGCATGCGAGCGCCTACGCGGTGATCGACGCGCCCTACGTCGGCGACGTGCAAGCCGTGCCGGTCCTGGCGGCCAGTCACACCAGTGCCTCGCTGACCTTGGCGGACATCACCACCGGAACCGCCTACAACGCGCCGATCGCGATCAACCCGGCCGGGCTCGGCCTGAACTCGGGCAGCTACTACGTCGTCAACGCCGCCGGGACAGCACTCCCCCAGACCGTCCAGTCGAACGGACAGATCTGCGTGAGCGCGAACCTCGGCGCGGCGAGCCTGGCCGAGTGGACCGTCAAGGCCGGGCCGGTGCCCGCCGGGACCGCCTCGTCCGGCTGTCCGACCACGTACACCGGAGCCACGTCGGTGAGCGCCACCGCCGGCCAGTCCGGCGGCGGGTTGACCTTCCTGGGCGTCGGCGCGACGAACCAGGGCTCTGACGGAAACCTGACACAGATCACCCAAGGCGGCCAGACCGCCTATGAGACCTGGACGTCCGCGCAAAGCGGCGCGACCGGCTCGGCCGACGTCTACCTCCAGGCGGCGCCGATGTCCGCGGTCGAGGCGGCCGCGACCATCTCGATGCAGGTCACCTATTGGGCGACCGCCGGTCAGGGCTTCACCGTGCAGTACAGCACGCCGACGAACAAGTACCAGAACGGACCGAGCGTCACCAGCCCGGGCACCGGGACCTGGACCACGGCGACCGTCCAGCTCACGAACGCCCAACTCGGCGAGTTGGAGAACGGAGGCGCCGACCTGCGGCTCGCCGTCGCCGATGTCACCACGCCGCTGATCGTGCGCAGCATCACCATGTCGGCCGGGAACAGCAGCGCGCCGGTCCTGGCCGCGACGCCGAGCTCGCTGTCGTTCGGCAGCGTGAGCACCGGTTCGACCAGCGCGGCCCGCACGGTGACCATCACCAACTCCGGCAACGCCGCGGCGAGCGTTTCCAGCATCTCGACGACCAGCGGCTTCGCCCAGACCAACACCTGCGGATCCAGCATCGCCGCGGGAGCGAGCTGCACGGCGAGCGTCACCTTCTCCCCCACCGCCGCTCAGACCTACAGCGGCAACCTGACGGTCACCAGCACCGCGACCGGCAGCCCTCTGATAGTCGCGCTGTCCGGAACGGGCACGAGTTCGAGCACGAACCTCGCGCTCAACAAGCCGATCAGCGCCTCTACTGTCCAGCAGAACTACGTCCCCACCAACGCCGTCGACGGCAACACGGGCACGTACTGGGAGAGCCGGGACGGGACCTGGCCGAGCAGTCTGACCGTGGATCTGGGTTCGACACAGACGCTCAGCCACACGGTCATCGACCTGCCACCGCTGTCCGTCTGGCAGACGCGGACCCAGACCCTGTCCGTCCTGGGCTCGACCAACAACTCCACCTGGACGACCATCGTCGCCTCAGCGGTCTACACGTGGAATCCGAGCACGGGCAACACCGTGACCATCACGTTCCCCGCCGGCACGGCGTACCGGTACGTGCAGCTGAACTTCACGGCGAACAACGTGCAGAACGGCGCGCAGGTCTCCGAGTGGCAGCTCTTCGGCTGACTCCTGCGGTGGTGCGTGGACAGACCGGGACGATGGGTCAGCCCACGCACCGCCGCGTCAGGACAGCGTGGTGATTCAAGATCCATGACGGATCCATGCCGCGGAACGCCTCGTCATTCCCCGTGTTAAAGAGCACGTTCCGCATCCCCCTGCGGCGGTCCACGCTGGAGCCGGCAAGCCGGCTTTCTTCGTGTCCATATTCGCTGCCGTGCAGGTGAGGGCGCATCACCGGAACCCGGTGATTTCAGGGCCCGTTGACAGGCGGCGTGTGCGCCTGGTACCGACATTCACGTGCCGATCACAGCTGCGACGTCTGCACGGAACGCCGCGCGTTACCCCACGGAGCGCCCCAACCGTCTCCCCCTGATCGCCCGGGACGGTCTGGTTGCGGAATTGGACCAGGCCGCGGCCGGCAAGGTGACGGTCATCACCGCACCCGCCGGCAGCGGGAAGTCCTCATTGCTGCGGGCGTGGGCCGACCGGCAGGACCGGCAGCACCGGCTGGCGATCGTCCAGGTCCCCCGCGACCAGCCCGACGGCCAGCTGTTCTGGCTCTCGCTGCTGACCACGGTGCGCCGCCTGAGCGGCGAGCCGATCGCCGCCGATCCGCCCGCCGCCGCGCCGGAGTTCAGCGCCGCGACCGCCGTCGAGCGCATCCTGGAGAAGCTGGCGGAGATCCCCGAGCGTGTCAGCCTGCTGATCGACGACGTCCACGAACTGACGGCGCCGGAGACCTTCGCCGATCTCACCCGGCTGCTCGCCGACCTGCCCGACCACGTCTCGGTGATCCTGGCCACCCGGCGGAACCTGCCGCTGCGGCTGCACCGCCTGCGCCTGACCGGGCAGCTGACCGACCTGCGCGCGGCCGATCTGCGCTTCAGCGAGGACGAGACCCGCGCGCTGCTGGCGGCGTCGGGGATCACGCTGTCGGACGCCGGCGTGGCCCGGCTCCTGGAGCGCACCGAGGGCTGGGCCGCCGGGCTGCGGCTGGCGGTGCTGTCCCTGACCGGGCACCCCGATCCGGAGCGGTTCGTCGCCGAGTTCGGCGGGAGCAACCGCACGGTCGCGGAGTACTTGCTCGCGGAGATGCTGGAGCGGCAGCCGCAGGATATCCAGGACCTGCTGCTGCGCACCTCGATCCTGACCCGGATCAGCGGGGAGCTCGCCGACGCGCTCACCGGCCGCGTCGGCTCCGAGCCGATCCTGCTCGACCTGGAGGACGCCAACGCCTTCGTGGTCTCCCTGGACGCCGAGCGCACCTGGTTCCGCTACCACCACCTGTTCGCCGACCTGCTGCAGCTGGAGCTGCGCCGAGTCCACCCCGACGAGGGGCGCGGGCTGCACCGCCGGGCCGCGGACTGGTTCGCCGAAGCCGGGATGACCGTCGAGGCCATCCGGCACACCCAGGCTGCCGGCGACTGGTCCGCCGCGGCGAACCTGTTCTCCCACCACGCGTTCGGCATGATGCTCGACGGCCAACTGGAGACCATGCAGTCGCTGCTGGAGGCGTTCCCGACCGGTCCGGCGGCCGACCTGCCGGCGCTGAGCGTGGTCCGCGCGATGGTCGACGTCTGGCACGGCCGCCTGGACGAGGCCGCCGCGCACCTGGCGGCGGCCAAGGCCGGGCCGGACCCGGCGCCGCCCTCGGCGCGCGCCGAGGCTCAGATCAGCGCGCTGGAGCTGGTGCTGGCGCGGCGCCGGGGCGACGTCGACACGGTGCTGCGGCTGGCTCGCGTGCTCGCCGTCTCGACCACTTCCGCTTATGCCTGCCCGCCCGCGTCTGCCTGCGCCTTAGCCGTCGAAGCCGGTTCTGACTCCGAGTCCGAGTCCGAGTCCGGATCTGACTCGGTCTCGACGCCTACCTCTACCTCCGCCGCCGTCTCCGCTGACGAGCTCGCGCTGGGCGCCGACCTGCGGGTGCTGGTCCTGATGAACCTCGGCATCGTCGAGGCCTGGGCCGGCGGACTCGCCGACGGCGCCACGTACCTGACGCACGCCGTCGAGCTGGCCCGCGTGATCGG
This window harbors:
- a CDS encoding LuxR C-terminal-related transcriptional regulator — translated: MPITAATSARNAARYPTERPNRLPLIARDGLVAELDQAAAGKVTVITAPAGSGKSSLLRAWADRQDRQHRLAIVQVPRDQPDGQLFWLSLLTTVRRLSGEPIAADPPAAAPEFSAATAVERILEKLAEIPERVSLLIDDVHELTAPETFADLTRLLADLPDHVSVILATRRNLPLRLHRLRLTGQLTDLRAADLRFSEDETRALLAASGITLSDAGVARLLERTEGWAAGLRLAVLSLTGHPDPERFVAEFGGSNRTVAEYLLAEMLERQPQDIQDLLLRTSILTRISGELADALTGRVGSEPILLDLEDANAFVVSLDAERTWFRYHHLFADLLQLELRRVHPDEGRGLHRRAADWFAEAGMTVEAIRHTQAAGDWSAAANLFSHHAFGMMLDGQLETMQSLLEAFPTGPAADLPALSVVRAMVDVWHGRLDEAAAHLAAAKAGPDPAPPSARAEAQISALELVLARRRGDVDTVLRLARVLAVSTTSAYACPPASACALAVEAGSDSESESESGSDSVSTPTSTSAAVSADELALGADLRVLVLMNLGIVEAWAGGLADGATYLTHAVELARVIGRPYLEVTCLAQLAFATKLHSFAETRRVCEQAVALAARHGWDTAPVLAPALVTLACLQVFTGEFEHGQDTIDRAEEALLLDAGADIGLLHRTTKGMLHATQGRLAEAEAEFAAAYDLQSQMRYPHALSGYVAGWLAAAKARRGSTDAARAVIDKLDATLFDSGEIRNARAVIALREGDVAGALDVVTPVTNGSASAVHATTLVEANALEALAYHRSGIPASAARAQEAVERALAAAEPERLILPLVMVGAGEVLETVPRQRSAHASLLTDILDIIHGSAPAATASDQPAVPELSPTELRILRYLPTNMSRPQIAGELSVSVNTISTHVRSIYAKLQATDRASAVQRARELRLLAAGPSR
- a CDS encoding choice-of-anchor D domain-containing protein, which translates into the protein MRISRRTTGALLAGALALAGLSTSAALTAAPAHAASAPTTPIWSTQLDFDNGGAAWSEPYFAALAAKGLTTAELNMPWGTIEPSAGTFSFTIWDQELANAAAAGIQLIPVFWQSGWGGSPAPWITDLEKTSTGAAGVAPDWWNTTEQAQYFTYVENTIQNSIAQPGGYGGAVLDYGFLDAQWDISGSGGGYASGDITEFQNVYLPNAFGTIAAFNAAEGTSYTAFSQVPAQASGQPLFGVFQAFRAWSVEQTYGALTAAVRKITANTPLYYYYGGSYGNVTNYANNPDSFFKLAKQYNVTIIADSASNTGMTLAMTSLGRAYGVKVAEEWTAPNSDSELAAYAVQWLDSYGMTFPQAGGEDFFIHDGTSKDTVGYPIYTSWLPTLKSLSGTYPQQPTALYIDVSQGYGNTNGGSLNTVESQAAAIWNSFQSGLAVVTSQEVANGAVSLSSFNAVLPLNGVDANLTSYKNGGGALLTSAAQLTQHASAYAVIDAPYVGDVQAVPVLAASHTSASLTLADITTGTAYNAPIAINPAGLGLNSGSYYVVNAAGTALPQTVQSNGQICVSANLGAASLAEWTVKAGPVPAGTASSGCPTTYTGATSVSATAGQSGGGLTFLGVGATNQGSDGNLTQITQGGQTAYETWTSAQSGATGSADVYLQAAPMSAVEAAATISMQVTYWATAGQGFTVQYSTPTNKYQNGPSVTSPGTGTWTTATVQLTNAQLGELENGGADLRLAVADVTTPLIVRSITMSAGNSSAPVLAATPSSLSFGSVSTGSTSAARTVTITNSGNAAASVSSISTTSGFAQTNTCGSSIAAGASCTASVTFSPTAAQTYSGNLTVTSTATGSPLIVALSGTGTSSSTNLALNKPISASTVQQNYVPTNAVDGNTGTYWESRDGTWPSSLTVDLGSTQTLSHTVIDLPPLSVWQTRTQTLSVLGSTNNSTWTTIVASAVYTWNPSTGNTVTITFPAGTAYRYVQLNFTANNVQNGAQVSEWQLFG